A stretch of the Malus domestica chromosome 08, GDT2T_hap1 genome encodes the following:
- the LOC103420874 gene encoding uncharacterized TPR repeat-containing protein At1g05150-like, translated as MTTRGSRSEKVKRIFHQFDDNHDGGLKRDEMAALVVAVNPRVKFSNEQINAILDEVFRTYGDFIDGEKGLTYEGLLRTYDDGAGDVDRDFDALGLELTLDETKASMASEASSSSIVDERVVESQKKQRTAAWAVSPNHGIVFDDTWKIVDDLEILVKRLKAKQSKDGKLKADNIDAFSDAGWSRELGPSSEISEKRVFWEENGHDYALFVKELGVLRSRADGARSREQAFDGHMAIGRLLYEHQLFKEALVSFKRACELQPVDVRPHFRAGNCLYVLGRYKEAKDEFLLALEAAEAGGNQWAYLLPQIYVNLGIALEGEGMVMSACEYYREAAILCPTHFRALKLLGSALFGVGEYRAAVKALDEAIFMKPDYADAHCDLASALHAMGEDERAIATYQKAIDLKPGHVDALYNLGGLYMDSGRFPRASEMYTRVLAVWPNHWRAQLNKAVSLLGARETEEAKKALKEALKMTNRVELHDAIAHLKQLQKKKVKATNGEGSFVTVEPSKFKTVGEKTTLRQELANALEIRAFQRITRLSRCDVELLKKEMNDGEVPLSYSGTGVPQRSIRKPNLEVILRRLLDFLKPETFQGAVKAINERILSVMDDTGSGRVDLGMFFAVLAPICSGSPEKRKRVAFDALLWRPVNEGGGSQIRKADATYYIKLLRAIYVPSHGISEMLELHGETDLSTMSFTEFLVTFDDPDWGFGIMSTLLKLETGDRNRHGNHVCSVCRYPIIGSRFKEVKTHFSLCNQCYSEGKVPPTAKQEEYKFREYGSEAEAMKHKCKCFTLQSDKAP; from the coding sequence ATGACGACGAGAGGGAGCAGATCGGAGAAGGTGAAGCGGATTTTCCACCAGTTCGATGACAACCACGACGGCGGCCTTAAACGCGACGAGATGGCGGCGCTCGTCGTCGCCGTAAACCCTAGGGTCAAATTTTCCAACGAGCAGATCAATGCCATTTTGGACGAGGTGTTCCGGACCTACGGCGACTTCATCGACGGCGAGAAGGGACTGACGTACGAGGGGCTTTTGCGGACGTACGACGACGGAGCCGGGGATGTGGACCGTGACTTCGACGCACTCGGGTTGGAGCTTACGCTGGACGAGACGAAGGCGTCCATGGCGTCCGAGGCTTCGTCGTCGTCGATTGTCGACGAGCGGGTGGTGGAGTCGCAGAAGAAGCAGAGGACGGCGGCGTGGGCGGTGTCGCCGAACCACGGGATCGTGTTCGACGACACGTGGAAGATTGTGGACGATTTGGAGATTCTGGTGAAGCGGTTAAAGGCTAAGCAGAGCAAAGACGGGAAATTGAAGGCGGACAACATCGACGCCTTCTCCGACGCCGGTTGGTCGAGGGAATTGGGGCCGTCGTCGGAGATTTCTGAGAAAAGGGTATTTTGGGAGGAGAATGGGCATGATTACGCTCTGTTCGTCAAAGAATTGGGGGTGCTGAGGAGCCGGGCCGACGGAGCGAGGTCACGTGAGCAGGCCTTCGACGGGCACATGGCGATTGGGAGGTTGCTGTACGAGCATCAGCTGTTTAAGGAGGCGTTGGTGAGCTTCAAGAGGGCCTGTGAGTTGCAGCCGGTGGATGTGCGGCCGCATTTCCGAGCTGGGAATTGCTTGTATGTTCTTGGCAGGTATAAGGAAGCCAAAGACGAGTTTTTGCTGGCGTTGGAGGCGGCGGAGGCAGGCGGCAACCAGTGGGCTTATCTGCTTCCACAGATTTATGTGAATCTCGGGATTGCTCTTGAAGGTGAAGGTATGGTTATGAGTGCTTGTGAGTATTACAGAGAAGCTGCAATTCTATGTCCAACACATTTTAGAGCTTTGAAACTTTTGGGTAGTGCTCTTTTCGGGGTTGGGGAATATAGGGCGGCTGTCAAGGCCTTGGATGAGGCCATTTTTATGAAACCCGATTATGCCGATGCGCATTGTGATTTGGCTTCGGCTTTGCATGCCATGGGGGAGGATGAGAGGGCAATTGCCACATACCAGAAGGCTATTGATTTGAAGCCTGGTCATGTGGATGCCTTGTATAATTTGGGTGGGCTGTATATGGATTCGGGTAGGTTTCCGAGAGCTTCTGAGATGTATACTAGGGTTTTAGCTGTGTGGCCGAACCATTGGCGTGCGCAGCTTAACAAGGCCGTGTCTTTGTTGGGAGCTCGGGAAACTGAGGAGGCTAAGAAGGCTCTGAAGGAAGCATTGAAAATGACCAACAGGGTTGAATTGCATGATGCCATTGCGCATTTGAAGCAGctgcagaagaagaaggtgaaggcAACCAATGGAGAGGGTTCTTTTGTCACTGTGGAACCCTCGAAATTCAAGACAGTTGGGGAGAAGACTACTTTGAGGCAAGAATTGGCCAATGCACTTGAGATTAGGGCCTTTCAGAGGATTACCAGGTTGAGTCGATGTGATGTGGAGCTTCTTAAGAAGGAAATGAATGATGGTGAAGTACCTCTTTCGTATTCAGGTACTGGTGTTCCTCAGAGATCCATACGCAAGCCTAATTTAGAAGTAATCCTCCGCAGGTTGCTTGATTTTCTAAAGCCAGAGACTTTCCAAGGAGCTGTTAAAGCCATAAACGAGAGGATACTCTCTGTCATGGATGATACAGGCTCAGGAAGAGTGGATTTGGGAATGTTTTTTGCTGTTTTAGCCCCTATTTGCAGTGGCTCGCCAGAAAAGCGCAAACGAGTTGCATTTGATGCGCTCTTGTGGCGTCCTGTAAACGAGGGTGGTGGTTCTCAGATAAGAAAAGCCGATGCCACTTACTATATCAAACTGTTGAGAGCCATATATGTCCCTTCCCACGGGATTAGCGAGATGCTGGAACTCCATGGAGAAACGGATCTTTCCACAATGTCTTTCACAGAGTTTCTTGTCACGTTTGACGACCCAGATTGGGGTTTCGGTATCATGTCCACGCTGTTGAAGCTTGAAACCGGGGACAGAAACCGCCACGGTAACCATGTTTGCTCCGTCTGCCGCTACCCGATTATTGGGTCCCGATTTAAGGAGGTCAAAACTCATTTCAGTTTGTGTAATCAATGCTATAGCGAGGGAAAGGTGCCTCCTACCGCGAAGCAGGAAGAGTACAAATTCAGAGAATACGGAAGCGAGGCCGAAGCCATGAAACACAAATGCAAGTGCTTTACATTGCAATCCGACAAGGCCCCATAG